In the Flavisolibacter tropicus genome, one interval contains:
- a CDS encoding efflux RND transporter permease subunit, with translation MFSKFIRRPVLSIVISLVIVFLGALAIMTLPVTQFPSISPPKVTVTAEYPGANGELMTKAVLIPLERAINGIPGMKYMASDAGNDGEATIQVVFNLGTDPNLASVNVQNRVASVVNKLPPLVVREGVKITREESNMLMYINLYSKDTSMDQKFLFNFADINILSELKRVNGVGFADILGNREYAMRVWLKPDRMLAYKISAEEVLKALDEQSLEASPGKTGEASGKRSQAFEYVLKYPGRFSTKEGYENIVLRASSNGELLRLKDVADVEFGSSMYDLYSTLNGKSSAAIVLKQSYGSNASQVIKDVKAKLKEIKATSFPKGVDYEISYDVSKFLDASIEKVIHTLVEAFILVGLVVFLFLGDWRSTLIPAIAVPVSLIGTFMFMQFFGITLNLITLFALVLAIGIVVDNAIVVIEAVHAKMETKHLSPLKATQEAMHEISGAIIAITLVMAAVFIPVAFMSGPVGIFYRQFSITMATSIILSGVVALTLTPALCAMMLKNTHGKHKKKKGLDKFLDAFNRSFNRLTGRYQRLLRRIVNRRVVTFAMLIAFCAGTWFLNNNIPSGFIPNEDQGMFYAVIQTPPGSSLERTNQVAEKLQKIAEEMEDVQSVSSLAGYEILTEGTGANSGTCLINLKSWEERKHSAQEVIEELEEKSKDITGATIEFFQPPAVPGYGAAGGFELRLLDKSGTGDYKKMETVSNEFVKELSKRPELSSVFTFYSASYPQYMLQIDNDIAQQKGVTIENAMNTLSTLVGSNYETSFIKYGRQYKVMVQALPQYRAMPEDILKLYVKNDHDEMVPFSAFMKMEKVYGLSEITRHNMYNASEISGQSAPGYSSGSAIQAVNEVAKKSLPRGFGIDWAGISADEVARGNEAIYIFLVCLVFVYLLLAAQYESFILPLAVILSLPAGVFGSFLFIKLMGLENNIYAQVALVMLIGLLGKNAVLIVEFAVQRHRSGESVLKAATQGAVLRFRPILMTSFAFIAGLIPLMFASGPGAIGNRTIGSASAGGMLIGTVFGVVIIPGLYYIFGKIAERRLLVKGEEENPLTEEIDHHTEKIEEYA, from the coding sequence ATGTTTAGTAAGTTCATACGCAGGCCCGTCCTGTCTATCGTAATATCGCTCGTTATTGTCTTTTTGGGAGCGCTGGCCATTATGACATTGCCGGTCACGCAGTTCCCTTCTATATCGCCGCCTAAAGTAACCGTTACCGCCGAATATCCTGGTGCCAACGGTGAATTGATGACAAAGGCGGTACTTATTCCGCTCGAAAGAGCCATCAATGGTATTCCCGGCATGAAATACATGGCCTCCGATGCCGGTAACGATGGTGAGGCTACCATTCAGGTAGTATTTAACCTGGGAACTGACCCCAACCTGGCTTCCGTAAACGTGCAGAACCGTGTGGCATCTGTAGTTAATAAACTGCCACCACTGGTAGTGCGTGAAGGGGTAAAGATCACCCGCGAGGAATCGAACATGCTTATGTATATCAACTTGTATAGTAAGGATACAAGCATGGACCAGAAGTTCCTTTTCAACTTTGCGGACATCAACATCTTGTCGGAGTTGAAACGGGTAAATGGGGTAGGTTTTGCAGATATCCTGGGTAACCGTGAGTATGCGATGCGCGTCTGGCTGAAGCCCGACCGTATGCTTGCCTATAAGATATCGGCAGAAGAAGTGCTAAAAGCCCTGGATGAACAAAGCCTGGAAGCTTCTCCTGGTAAAACGGGTGAAGCCTCCGGAAAGCGTTCACAGGCATTTGAATATGTATTAAAGTATCCCGGCCGCTTTAGTACCAAGGAAGGGTACGAGAATATTGTGTTGCGCGCCAGCTCCAATGGTGAATTGCTTCGCCTGAAAGATGTAGCCGATGTGGAGTTTGGAAGTTCGATGTACGATCTGTATTCCACACTGAATGGTAAATCATCGGCTGCCATTGTATTAAAGCAATCGTACGGTAGTAACGCCAGTCAGGTAATTAAAGATGTAAAAGCGAAGCTGAAGGAAATTAAAGCCACCTCTTTCCCTAAAGGAGTGGATTATGAGATCAGTTACGACGTTTCTAAGTTCCTGGATGCTTCTATAGAAAAGGTAATTCACACCTTGGTGGAAGCCTTTATCCTGGTAGGTTTGGTTGTGTTCCTGTTCCTGGGCGACTGGCGGTCTACGCTGATACCTGCTATTGCGGTACCGGTATCGCTGATTGGAACCTTTATGTTCATGCAGTTCTTTGGCATTACGCTAAACCTGATCACGCTTTTCGCCTTGGTGTTGGCCATTGGTATTGTGGTAGATAACGCCATTGTGGTAATTGAAGCGGTGCATGCCAAGATGGAAACCAAGCACCTGTCGCCATTGAAGGCCACGCAGGAAGCCATGCACGAGATCAGTGGAGCGATCATAGCCATTACGTTGGTGATGGCAGCGGTGTTTATTCCTGTGGCCTTTATGTCTGGTCCAGTGGGTATCTTCTACCGCCAGTTCTCTATTACCATGGCTACATCCATTATCCTTTCTGGTGTGGTAGCCTTAACGCTTACACCAGCACTTTGTGCCATGATGTTGAAGAACACGCATGGTAAACACAAAAAGAAAAAGGGACTGGACAAATTCCTGGATGCATTCAACAGGAGCTTCAACAGGCTTACTGGTAGATACCAGCGCTTACTGCGCCGAATTGTGAACAGAAGAGTGGTGACGTTTGCCATGCTGATCGCATTCTGTGCGGGCACGTGGTTCCTGAATAATAATATTCCTTCTGGCTTTATTCCAAATGAAGACCAGGGTATGTTCTATGCGGTAATACAAACCCCTCCGGGTTCATCGCTGGAACGAACCAACCAGGTAGCTGAAAAGCTGCAGAAGATCGCGGAAGAAATGGAAGATGTACAATCGGTTTCTTCGCTGGCTGGTTACGAGATCCTGACAGAGGGAACGGGCGCTAACTCCGGAACCTGCTTGATCAACCTGAAAAGCTGGGAAGAGCGGAAGCACTCGGCACAGGAGGTGATTGAAGAACTGGAAGAAAAATCAAAAGATATCACTGGTGCTACTATCGAATTCTTCCAGCCGCCTGCAGTGCCTGGTTATGGTGCAGCCGGTGGTTTTGAGTTACGCTTACTGGATAAGTCGGGAACAGGCGATTATAAAAAGATGGAAACGGTGAGCAATGAGTTTGTTAAGGAGTTGAGCAAACGTCCTGAACTATCATCGGTGTTTACGTTTTATAGCGCCAGCTATCCGCAGTACATGCTGCAGATAGATAATGACATTGCCCAGCAAAAAGGAGTGACCATTGAAAACGCTATGAACACACTATCTACGTTGGTGGGTAGTAACTATGAGACCAGCTTTATCAAATACGGTCGTCAGTATAAAGTAATGGTGCAGGCCTTACCGCAATACCGCGCCATGCCGGAAGATATCCTGAAGTTGTATGTGAAGAACGATCATGATGAGATGGTGCCTTTCTCCGCCTTTATGAAAATGGAAAAAGTGTATGGCTTATCAGAGATCACAAGACATAACATGTACAATGCATCAGAGATCAGCGGTCAGTCGGCACCGGGCTATAGTAGTGGTTCTGCCATCCAGGCCGTAAACGAAGTGGCTAAGAAAAGCTTGCCCAGAGGTTTTGGTATTGATTGGGCGGGTATCTCCGCCGACGAGGTGGCACGTGGTAATGAAGCTATTTACATCTTCCTGGTGTGCCTGGTATTCGTATACCTGCTGTTGGCCGCGCAGTATGAAAGCTTTATTCTGCCGCTGGCGGTTATTCTTTCATTGCCTGCCGGGGTTTTCGGCTCCTTCCTTTTCATAAAGCTAATGGGCCTGGAAAATAACATCTATGCGCAGGTGGCCCTGGTAATGTTGATTGGTTTGTTAGGAAAGAACGCGGTATTGATCGTGGAGTTTGCTGTACAACGCCATCGCTCTGGTGAGTCGGTGTTGAAAGCAGCTACACAAGGGGCTGTACTCCGCTTCCGTCCTATCTTGATGACCTCTTTTGCCTTTATTGCTGGTTTGATTCCGTTGATGTTCGCTTCTGGTCCCGGTGCTATTGGTAACCGTACTATTGGTTCTGCATCGGCGGGAGGTATGTTGATCGGTACTGTTTTCGGGGTTGTGATCATACCCGGTCTGTACTACATATTTGGTAAGATCGCTGAACGACGCTTACTGGTAAAAGGCGAAGAAGAAAATCCATTAACGGAAGAAATTGATCATCACACTGAAAAAATTGAGGAATATGCATAA
- a CDS encoding efflux RND transporter periplasmic adaptor subunit, which yields MKRSLLLMGLSAIVCFSSCTSEKQVKEEASKYVVTAPLRVDTSFAKEYVSQIKSIRNIELRAQEKGYLQNIYVDEGQYVKAGQLLFRIMPKLYEAELLKAQAEEKAAEIELQNAKTLADKNVVSKNEQAVAQAKLDQARAEVALAKLHLSFTEIRAPFDGVIDRIPLKLGSLIDEGELLTSLSDNSQMFAYFNVSEPEYLNFKTVAKESVNNQVHLLLANNQQLPYKGVVETIEGEFDSETGNIAFRAKFPNPDQLLKHGETGKVQMTVPIHNAIIIPQKATYEIQEKKYVFVVDKSGVVKSRNITISNTIPDLYVVSGGLSENDQILLEGVQKVKDDDKIQAEFVAPKDVIARLKLYTE from the coding sequence ATGAAAAGAAGTCTATTGCTTATGGGCTTGAGCGCCATTGTGTGCTTTTCAAGCTGTACATCCGAAAAACAAGTAAAGGAAGAAGCCAGTAAGTATGTTGTTACGGCACCTTTAAGAGTTGATACTTCCTTCGCTAAAGAATATGTTTCGCAGATTAAATCTATCCGGAACATTGAACTGCGTGCACAGGAAAAGGGCTATTTGCAAAATATCTATGTAGATGAAGGCCAATATGTGAAAGCTGGTCAGCTTTTGTTCCGCATTATGCCAAAGCTTTATGAGGCTGAATTGCTAAAAGCGCAGGCCGAAGAAAAAGCAGCTGAAATTGAATTGCAGAATGCTAAGACGCTAGCCGATAAAAACGTTGTTTCAAAAAATGAGCAGGCTGTAGCACAAGCCAAGCTGGATCAGGCAAGAGCAGAAGTTGCACTGGCCAAACTGCACCTGTCCTTTACAGAGATCCGCGCACCATTTGATGGCGTTATTGACCGCATTCCTTTGAAATTGGGAAGCCTGATTGATGAAGGAGAGCTGCTGACCAGCCTTTCTGATAACAGCCAGATGTTTGCCTATTTCAATGTATCGGAGCCTGAGTACCTCAATTTCAAAACCGTTGCGAAAGAAAGCGTAAATAACCAGGTACACCTGTTGTTGGCCAACAACCAGCAACTGCCCTATAAAGGCGTAGTAGAGACCATTGAAGGTGAGTTTGATAGTGAAACAGGAAACATTGCCTTCCGCGCTAAATTCCCAAATCCCGACCAGTTGCTGAAACATGGTGAAACCGGCAAGGTGCAGATGACGGTGCCTATCCACAACGCCATTATCATTCCACAAAAAGCTACTTACGAGATCCAGGAAAAGAAATATGTGTTTGTAGTAGACAAGAGCGGGGTGGTGAAGTCTAGAAACATTACCATCAGCAATACGATCCCTGACTTGTATGTAGTGTCTGGTGGCCTTTCCGAAAATGATCAGATCCTGTTGGAAGGCGTACAGAAGGTAAAGGACGATGACAAGATCCAGGCTGAATTTGTAGCGCCAAAGGATGTAATCGCCCGCCTGAAATTATACACAGAATAG